Proteins encoded in a region of the Rutidosis leptorrhynchoides isolate AG116_Rl617_1_P2 chromosome 9, CSIRO_AGI_Rlap_v1, whole genome shotgun sequence genome:
- the LOC139866382 gene encoding TORTIFOLIA1-like protein 3: MSPSSNNQSSTREFKHRVLTCLNKLSDRDTHSAAATELEFIAKTLTHDSISLFLSSITATDSSDKSPVRKQCVRLICTLSEAHGDALSSHLSKLISAIVRRLRDPDTSVRSACVAATGSIAIHVTKPPFTSVAKPLVDALVTEQDLNSQIGAALCLASAVDGAPDPEPVYLRRMLPRIEKLLKSDSFKAKSALLTVLGSVIGAGAASSAVIVRNLVSVLVEFVAKSEDWSARKSAAEALEKLAVLETDLLSEFKAPCLKTFETKKFDKVKSVRETMNQMIEAWKAIPDVADDVLTPPESQLSSKRAEVASDGRYPTRALTTANRKTVPNGPSNASATRRISFENSNKKAGPAMFRKLDRKKPSGQKLVSAAVPHPANLLSVDDNRLNNRYTKPETKRIVDEEMYESEHPNAKLSSTVVGTNITPDIHKSRRDCEELSLIRNQLVQIETQQSNLVDLLQKFIGSSQTGMRSLETRVQGLELILDEISFDLARSTGRLSRTEPTETLCCKLPGADFLTSKLWKKMETQPSNTTISSSPFAATTHMTGKRMNLDSRDPEKRRFRRYGGRSGLIKNPLAEI; encoded by the exons ATGTCACCGTCTTCAAACAACCAATCATCCACACGTGAATTTAAACACCGAGTCCTCACATGCCTTAACAAATTATCAGACCGTGATACACACTCCGCCGCCGCAACTGAGCTCGAATTCATCGCTAAAACCCTAACTCACGACTCAATCTCACTGTTTCTATCATCAATCACCGCTACCGACTCATCTGATAAGTCTCCGGTACGTAAACAATGCGTTCGTTTAATCTGTACATTATCAGAAGCTCACGGTGATGCGTTATCATCACATTTGTCGAAACTTATTTCCGCAATCGTACGGCGTCTCCGTGATCCGGATACTTCCGTTAGGTCCGCGTGTGTCGCTGCTACTGGCTCAATTGCGATTCATGTTACGAAACCGCCGTTTACTTCTGTTGCGAAACCGTTAGTTGACGCTTTAGTAACGGAACAGGATTTGAATTCACAGATCGGTGCGGCTTTGTGTTTAGCCTCGGCTGTTGACGGAGCTCCGGATCCGGAGCCGGTTTATTTGAGGAGAATGTTGCCAAGGATTGAGAAGTTATTGAAGTCTGATAGTTTTAAGGCGAAATCAGCGTTGTTGACGGTGTTAGGTAGCGTGATCGGTGCCGGCGCTGCTTCCAGTGCGGTGATTGTGAGGAATCTAGTTAGTGTTTTGGTTGAATTTGTGGCGAAGAGTGAGGATTGGAGCGCGAGGAAGTCGGCTGCTGAAGCGTTGGAGAAATTGGCTGTTCTTGAGACCGATTTGTTATCTGAATTTAAGGCGCCGTGTTTGAAGACGTTTGAGACTAAGAAATTTGATAAG GTGAAAAGTGTTAGGGAAACTATGAATCAAATGATTGAAGCTTGGAAGGCGATTCCAGATGTGGCGGATGACGTGTTAACTCCCCCTGAATCGCAGCTGTCTTCTAAAC GAGCTGAAGTTGCTAGTGATGGAAGGTATCCAACAAGAGCTTTAACAACGGCTAATAGAAAAACTGTCCCTAATGGTCCCTCTAATGCTAGTGCAACAAGACGGATTTCATTTGAAAATAGCAACAAAAAAGCTGGTCCAGCAATGTTTCGGAAACTGGATCGCAAGAAGCCAAGTGGACAGAAACTTGTATCTGCTGCTGTTCCTCATCCTGCAAATCTGTTATCCGTTGATGATAATCGTCTTAACAATAGATATACAAAACCAGAGACAAAGCGAATTGTCGATGAAGAAATGTATGAATCTGAACATCCGAATGCAAAATTAAGTTCCACTGTCGTAGGAACTAATATCACTCCGGATATTCATAAGAGCCGTAGAGATTGTGAGGAGTTATCGTTGATTCGGAATCAACTTGTTCAAATTGAAACTCAGCAGTCCAATTTGGTGGATCTCCTTCAG aaattcaTTGGAAGCTCACAAACTGGGATGCGGTCACTGGAGACACGAGTGCAAGGCCTAGAGTTAATATTGGATGAGATATCATTTGATTTGGCCAGGTCAACTGGAAGGTTGTCTCGTACAGAACCTACAGAAACCTTATGCTGCAAGTTACCTGGTGCTGACTTTTTGACTTCTAAGCTCTGGAAGAAAATGGAAACTCAACCATCAAACACCACAATTTCTTCATCCCCATTTGCAGCCACAACCCACATGACTGGCAAGAGGATGAATCTTGATTCACGTGACCCAGAGAAAAGGCGATTTCGACGCTATGGAGGTCGTAGTGGGTTAATCAAGAATCCATTGGCTGAGATTTAA
- the LOC139868066 gene encoding L-ascorbate oxidase-like — MKLKDSVVIVGLFLLSFFNLNSIVEARIRHYRWEVKYEFKSPDCFKKLVITINGISPGPSIIAQQGDTIIVDLTNSLVTENVAIHWHGIRQIGTPWADGTEGVTQCPILPGDTFRYQFVADKAGTFLYHAHYGMQREAGLYGSIRVGLPKGEAEPFSYDYDRSIILNDWYHKSTYEQAAGLSSIPFVWVGDPQSLLIQGKGRFNCSTPGIMAGVCNATNPECSPYVLTVVPGKTYRLRIGSLTALAALSFEIEGHNMTVVEADGHMVDPFVVNNLYIYSGETYSVLVTANQDSSRNYWVVSKMVSRNNKTPKGLAIFNYYPNHPTKSPPTVPPNGPMWNDVESRVNQSLKIKSHPNYIHPVPKTSDRVIIFLNTQNKINGYNKWAINNISFTLPHTPYLLSLKENLLSTFEQTLPPDVINGYSNYDINAVETNVNATTSNSLYRLKFNSTVDVILQNANTMTVNNSETHPWHLHGHNFWVLGYGKGKFNVTEDPKSYNLVNPVMKNTVPVHLYGWTAIRFVANNPGVWAFHCHIESHFYMGMGTVFEEGIEKVGKLPPAIMGCGDTKRLIKP; from the exons ATGAAGTTAAAGGATTCAGTAGTGATAGTAGGTTTATTTCTACTATCCTTCTTTAACCTCAACTCGATCGTTGAAGCCCGGATTCGACACTATAGATGGGAGGTTAAGTACGAGTTTAAATCACCCGATTGCTTCAAGAAACTCGTTATCACGATTAACGGAATAAGCCCTGGCCCGTCAATAATAGCGCAACAAGGTGACACCATCATTGTCGACCTTACCAATAGTTTGGTGACCGAAAATGTCGCCATTCATTGGCATGGTATCAGACAG ATTGGAACTCCATGGGCTGATGGAACTGAAGGTGTTACCCAATGTCCTATTTTACCCGGTGACACGTTTAGATATCAGTTCGTTGCTGACAAG GCAGGGACATTCTTGTACCATGCGCATTACGGTATGCAACGAGAAGCAGGGTTATACGGGTCGATTCGAGTAGGGTTACCGAAGGGTGAAGCTGAACCGTTTTCGTATGATTATGACAGAAGCATAATTTTAAACGATTGGTATCACAAGAGTACATATGAACAGGCTGCCGGCCTTTCTTCTATTCCCTTTGTTTGGGTCGGTGATCCTCAG TCATTGTTGATTCAAGGCAAAGGAAGATTCAATTGCAGTACACCGGGGATTATGGCAGGTGTCTGTAACGCTACAAATCCTGAATGCTCACCTTATGTTTTAACTGTTGTTCCTGGGAAAACATATCGTCTTAGAATCGGAAGTTTAACCGCCTTGGCTGCTCTCAGTTTCGAAATAGAG GGGCACAATATGACGGTTGTTGAAGCCGATGGTCACATGGTCGATCCGTTCGTCGTTAATAATCTTTACATTTACTCCGGTGAAACCTACTCGGTTTTAGTCACAGCAAATCAAGACTCATCACGAAACTACTGGGTCGTGTCAAAGATGGTTAGTCGTAACAACAAGACCCCAAAAGGTTTAGCCATCTTTAATTACTACCCAAACCATCCAACCAAATCACCGCCAACGGTCCCACCGAATGGACCCATGTGGAACGACGTCGAATCTAGGGTTAACCAAAGTCTCAAAATCAAATCTCATCCTAACTACATACATCCCGTGCCTAAAACATCAGACAGAGTGATTATTTTTTTAAACACACAAAACAAAATAAACGGATATAATAAATGGGCTATTAATAATATCTCTTTTACCCTTCCTCATACCCCATATCTCTTATCACTTAAAGAGAATCTACTTAGTACATTCGAACAAACCTTGCCTCCTGACGTCATCAATGGGTATTCAAACTACGACATCAATGCGGTCGAGACAAATGTTAACGCTACGACTAGTAACTCGTTGTATAGACTAAAGTTTAATTCGACAGTAGACGTTATTCTACAAAATGCAAACACGATGACTGTTAATAATAGTGAAACGCACCCGTGGCATTTGCACGGGCACAACTTTTGGGTGCTTGGGTACGGAAAGGGAAAGTTTAATGTTACGGAAGATCCTAAGAGTTATAATTTAGTGAACCCGGTTATGAAAAATACGGTACCGGTTCATTTGTACGGGTGGACCGCTATAAGGTTTGTAGCGAATAACCCGGGTGTTTGGGCATTTCATTGTCATATTGAATCTCATTTTTACATGGGTATGGGGACCGTGTTTGAAGAAGGGATTGAGAAGGTGGGGAAATTGCCCCCGGCTATTATGGGGTGTGGTGACACCAAAAGACTAATTAAGCCATAG